From endosymbiont of Galathealinum brachiosum, one genomic window encodes:
- the modA gene encoding molybdate ABC transporter substrate-binding protein, with the protein MATKVLKQSLILFCLIVFSQNIVNAAELRLATAANFYPTLKKITQSFEDITDHKVTIIRGSTGRLYAQIVKGAPYDIFFSADSARVDKLVKQGKSLEFETGKRSFVYAIGQLALWRPDADSSQQLRERLITGNFNKLAIANPKIAPYGKASVEVLKELELYEEIKHKLVYGENISQTLQFVQSGAADLGLVARSYVNTDIYWEIDSYQHKSIKQKVVLLKQSKQIEIAKEFMQYLQSPAIKKVITSDGYSL; encoded by the coding sequence TTGGCGACTAAGGTGTTGAAACAGTCATTAATTCTGTTTTGTCTAATCGTTTTTTCGCAAAATATTGTGAATGCAGCTGAGCTTCGTTTAGCAACAGCCGCGAATTTTTATCCAACCTTAAAGAAAATAACACAGAGCTTTGAAGATATTACGGATCATAAGGTAACTATTATCCGGGGTTCAACCGGTAGGTTGTATGCCCAAATTGTTAAGGGAGCCCCTTATGATATCTTTTTTTCAGCAGACAGTGCCCGGGTAGATAAACTGGTTAAACAGGGTAAGAGTTTAGAGTTTGAAACAGGGAAAAGATCATTTGTTTACGCCATAGGCCAGCTGGCTCTCTGGCGACCAGATGCAGATAGCTCTCAGCAATTAAGAGAGCGATTAATAACGGGAAACTTTAACAAGCTGGCAATTGCAAACCCTAAAATTGCACCCTATGGAAAAGCCAGTGTCGAGGTTTTAAAAGAACTGGAGCTTTATGAAGAGATAAAACATAAACTGGTGTATGGCGAAAACATATCGCAAACATTGCAATTTGTACAAAGCGGCGCGGCAGATTTAGGTCTGGTTGCAAGATCGTACGTTAATACGGATATCTATTGGGAAATAGATAGTTATCAACATAAATCGATAAAACAGAAAGTGGTCTTATTAAAGCAGTCAAAGCAAATAGAAATTGCTAAAGAATTTATGCAATATTTACAAAGCCCTGCTATTAAAAAAGTAATAACCTCTGATGGTTACAGTCTTTGA
- the modB gene encoding molybdate ABC transporter permease subunit encodes MIELAPILVTLKLATITTLVLLLIGTPLAWWLSNTQHKSKVIIESVVALPLVLPPTVLGFYLLLALSPDGYIGNIWSYVSDTPLSFSFTGLVIGSVIYSMPFVVQPLQASFEMVGKPLQQAAYTLGASSFDTFKNIVLPLSMRGFLVAITLGFAHTVGEFGVVLMIGGNIPEVTQVLSIVIYDHVEVLEYTQAHYYSLGLLVFSFVVLFITYSLNRKLMVRL; translated from the coding sequence TTGATTGAGCTGGCACCTATTCTTGTCACATTAAAGCTGGCAACTATTACAACACTTGTCCTGTTACTAATTGGTACACCCTTAGCCTGGTGGTTATCAAATACTCAGCATAAATCAAAAGTTATAATAGAATCTGTTGTCGCATTACCTCTGGTCCTGCCACCGACTGTTTTAGGGTTTTATCTGTTACTCGCATTAAGCCCAGATGGATATATCGGGAATATCTGGTCTTACGTTAGTGATACGCCATTGAGTTTTAGTTTTACAGGTCTTGTTATTGGATCTGTTATTTACTCAATGCCATTTGTGGTTCAGCCTCTGCAGGCCAGTTTTGAAATGGTGGGTAAACCATTACAACAGGCAGCTTATACACTGGGTGCTTCTTCGTTTGATACATTTAAAAATATAGTGCTTCCTCTTTCCATGCGTGGGTTTCTGGTGGCCATTACGCTGGGTTTTGCGCATACCGTGGGTGAATTTGGTGTGGTACTAATGATTGGCGGAAATATTCCAGAAGTGACTCAGGTATTGTCTATTGTTATATACGATCATGTAGAGGTGCTGGAATATACACAGGCACATTATTACTCATTAGGTTTGCTGGTTTTTTCATTTGTTGTTCTGTTTATTACTTATTCACTCAATAGAAAATTAATGGTGAGACTTTAG
- a CDS encoding DNA helicase II, with the protein MDVSHILDGLNDAQREAVTAPPGPMLILAGAGSGKTRVLVHRMAWLIQVENVSPFSVMAVTFTNKAASEMRARVEQLQGITPNGMWVGTFHGIAHRLLRAHWKEANLPQQFQILDSDDQYRMIRRVLKSLELDEARWVPRQIQGFINGRKDEGLRPQHVDAGSDPIRQQLVSIYTAYEAACKRAGVIDFAELLLRSLELIRDNEELHKHYRNRFQHILVDEFQDTNTIQYAWIRLLSADKNGRGAQLFVVGDDDQAIYGWRGAKVENILSFNNENPNTLVIRLEQNYRSTGNILKAANGLISHNDDRMGKQLWTDGEEGNLIQLYAAFNEQDEARYVIDRIVEHVSNGNARDDIAILYRSNAQSRVFEEQLMTHGIPYRVYGGLRFFERAEIRDALNYLRLLNNRNDDPAFERVVNQPTRGIGNKTVDTIREAARLADVSMWQASLELIASNSLTARAQNALNGFIQLINNLNTDTEAVELHEQFEHVIHGSGLIEHYGKEKGEKAEARVENLEELVSAAKGFQFEQDEDAPLDILTAFLTHAALEAGEGQAEAWEDCVQLMTLHSAKGLEFPLVFMCGMEEGLFPHQRSAEEEGRLQEERRLCYVGITRARDQLVLSYAEQRRLYGKEMYPMPSSFIGEIPAEFIEEIRPKTSYSSNTSSYGQKSDYSFAQQDNDSGLTIGQRVLHQKFGEGFVLNYEGQGKSARVEVNFDHAGSKWLVLSYANLQTV; encoded by the coding sequence ATGGATGTTTCACATATATTAGACGGCTTAAATGACGCACAACGCGAAGCGGTAACTGCCCCCCCGGGACCGATGTTAATTCTGGCTGGTGCTGGCAGTGGTAAAACCCGTGTTCTGGTTCACCGTATGGCCTGGCTTATTCAGGTTGAAAATGTTTCACCGTTTAGTGTAATGGCGGTGACCTTTACCAATAAAGCCGCCAGTGAAATGCGAGCCCGAGTGGAACAACTTCAGGGTATAACACCTAATGGCATGTGGGTGGGCACATTCCATGGCATAGCCCATCGATTATTACGCGCTCACTGGAAAGAAGCTAATCTGCCACAGCAGTTCCAGATTCTCGATTCTGACGATCAATACCGTATGATTCGCAGAGTGCTCAAATCACTGGAACTGGATGAAGCTCGCTGGGTGCCTCGCCAGATACAGGGTTTTATCAATGGTCGTAAAGATGAAGGTTTAAGACCCCAGCATGTTGATGCGGGTTCAGATCCCATACGGCAACAACTGGTCAGTATTTACACCGCTTATGAGGCCGCATGCAAGCGAGCAGGGGTGATAGATTTTGCTGAACTGTTACTACGCAGTCTCGAATTAATTCGTGATAATGAAGAGTTGCATAAACATTATCGCAACCGCTTTCAACATATTCTGGTAGATGAGTTTCAGGACACTAATACCATTCAGTACGCCTGGATTCGTCTGCTCTCAGCAGACAAAAACGGGCGTGGTGCTCAGTTATTTGTTGTGGGCGATGACGATCAGGCTATTTATGGCTGGCGTGGTGCTAAAGTTGAGAACATTCTCAGTTTTAACAATGAAAACCCCAATACGCTTGTCATTCGTCTTGAACAGAACTATCGCTCCACCGGCAATATACTTAAAGCCGCAAATGGACTTATTTCCCATAACGATGACCGTATGGGCAAGCAGTTATGGACCGATGGGGAAGAAGGTAACCTGATTCAACTATATGCGGCCTTTAATGAGCAGGATGAAGCCCGTTATGTGATAGACCGTATTGTTGAGCATGTCTCTAATGGCAATGCTCGAGACGATATCGCTATCCTTTATCGCTCTAATGCACAGTCCCGTGTATTTGAAGAACAGCTCATGACTCACGGTATTCCCTACCGTGTTTACGGTGGATTACGCTTCTTCGAACGAGCCGAAATTAGAGATGCCCTGAATTATCTACGATTATTAAATAACCGCAATGATGATCCTGCTTTTGAGCGTGTCGTTAACCAGCCAACCCGGGGCATCGGTAATAAAACCGTTGATACTATTCGTGAAGCGGCTCGATTGGCTGATGTATCTATGTGGCAAGCCTCGCTTGAACTTATCGCCAGTAATAGCCTGACTGCACGCGCACAAAATGCACTAAATGGCTTTATTCAACTTATAAATAATCTGAACACAGATACTGAAGCCGTTGAACTGCATGAACAGTTCGAACACGTTATTCACGGTTCCGGCCTTATAGAACATTATGGCAAGGAAAAAGGTGAAAAAGCTGAAGCTCGTGTAGAAAATCTGGAAGAGCTGGTTAGTGCAGCCAAAGGTTTCCAGTTTGAACAGGATGAAGATGCTCCGCTTGATATTCTTACCGCCTTTTTAACCCATGCTGCCTTAGAAGCTGGTGAAGGACAGGCTGAAGCCTGGGAAGATTGCGTGCAATTAATGACATTACATAGCGCCAAGGGGCTTGAATTTCCACTGGTATTTATGTGTGGCATGGAAGAAGGTTTGTTCCCTCATCAGCGTAGCGCTGAAGAAGAAGGTCGTTTACAGGAAGAGCGTCGACTTTGTTATGTCGGTATTACCCGGGCACGGGATCAGCTGGTTCTCAGTTATGCAGAACAACGCCGTTTATATGGCAAAGAAATGTACCCTATGCCTTCGAGTTTCATTGGCGAAATACCGGCTGAGTTTATCGAGGAAATACGCCCTAAAACCAGTTACTCATCCAATACGAGCTCCTATGGTCAGAAATCTGATTATAGTTTTGCACAACAGGATAATGACTCTGGCCTGACAATAGGGCAAAGAGTATTACACCAGAAATTTGGTGAAGGTTTTGTGCTCAACTATGAAGGTCAGGGGAAAAGTGCACGGGTAGAGGTTAATTTTGATCATGCCGGCAGTAAATGGCTGGTTTTAAGTTATGCCAATCTACAGACTGTGTAA
- the modC gene encoding molybdenum ABC transporter ATP-binding protein: MIRIKYKKRMNEFLLDVDFKMPEKGVTVLFGPSGSGKTSVLNLMAGLNENEENIQQSEFSLNGKIIDDLNNKINIEPWLRNVAYVFQDHRLFPHMTTEENILFGYKRRKSELNPDELVEKFKIKELLNHRPDQLSGGQKQRVAMVRALLSQPELIILDEPLSALDYQSRQELLPYIECIHKELNIPMIYVSHDIKEVLRLADYIVVMDKGNIIDQGDIADLCITQPLLTQEEGASFILKGTVSKIITEDKLVQLDCGENILITAENMQLDQKLRILIHARDVSLCLSQPKDSSILNCIPIIIDELQTDKNGKLRVMAKIGKQTMVSLISHRSAHQLNIEKGKKMFAQFKATAMIK; encoded by the coding sequence GTGATACGCATTAAGTATAAAAAACGAATGAATGAATTTTTACTGGATGTCGATTTTAAGATGCCAGAAAAAGGGGTAACAGTATTGTTTGGCCCGTCCGGCTCAGGTAAGACCAGTGTGCTGAACTTAATGGCCGGCCTGAATGAGAATGAGGAAAATATTCAACAATCTGAGTTTTCACTAAATGGAAAAATAATAGATGATTTAAATAATAAAATAAATATTGAGCCCTGGTTAAGGAATGTTGCTTATGTTTTTCAGGATCATCGTCTTTTCCCGCATATGACAACAGAAGAAAATATTCTATTTGGTTATAAAAGACGAAAGAGTGAATTGAACCCTGATGAGTTAGTAGAAAAATTTAAAATAAAAGAGTTATTAAACCATCGTCCAGATCAATTGTCTGGTGGACAAAAGCAACGTGTTGCAATGGTGCGGGCTTTATTGTCACAACCTGAATTGATTATTCTAGATGAGCCTTTAAGCGCTTTAGATTATCAATCAAGGCAGGAATTATTACCTTATATTGAATGTATTCATAAAGAACTGAATATACCCATGATTTATGTAAGCCATGATATAAAAGAAGTGTTACGTCTAGCAGACTATATCGTGGTAATGGATAAAGGAAATATTATTGATCAGGGTGATATCGCTGATTTATGCATCACTCAGCCTTTGTTAACGCAGGAAGAAGGTGCCAGTTTTATTTTGAAAGGAACGGTGTCAAAAATAATAACAGAAGATAAATTAGTGCAGTTAGATTGCGGTGAAAATATATTAATTACCGCTGAAAATATGCAGTTAGATCAAAAGTTAAGAATTTTAATTCATGCCAGAGATGTGAGTTTATGTTTAAGTCAGCCTAAAGACAGTAGTATTTTAAACTGTATACCTATTATTATAGATGAGTTACAGACAGACAAAAATGGTAAGTTACGTGTAATGGCAAAAATCGGTAAACAGACGATGGTATCATTAATAAGCCATAGATCTGCTCATCAATTAAATATCGAAAAAGGTAAAAAAATGTTCGCCCAGTTTAAAGCCACCGCGATGATAAAATAA
- a CDS encoding type II secretion system F family protein: MSTMYRYKAVDASGKVRNDSIEADNLLDLEQRLSGMGMDLINYKEQSPRLFDFKTKGIPRRELINFTFQMQQLTKSGVSILEGLGDLRDSIPNGRMKEVLSGLIDEIQGGKTFSGALSEFPEIFDTVYIALVKVGEETGRIAEVMNDMAETLKWHDELIAHTKKIMIYPAIVLVVITAVVSYLMIFLVPELIPFIEELGGTIPIHTRALIATSWFLGNYWYVVFGTPIALFFIIRMLARRKPEVRLFIDKLKLRLYIFGPIILKTNLARFSNYFAMMYASGLTVLDSLKISELLMGNAVLSQSIMEIREKIAEGGQISESFASVNVYPPLVIRMLKVGENTGALDEALLNISYFYNREVKESVDKMEAAMTPVLTILMGGVMMWIMSAVLGPIYDSLTTIQL; this comes from the coding sequence ATGTCTACCATGTACCGATATAAAGCTGTTGATGCCTCCGGTAAGGTGCGTAATGACAGCATAGAAGCAGACAACTTGCTGGACCTTGAACAGCGTCTAAGCGGCATGGGCATGGACCTGATTAATTACAAAGAACAAAGCCCGCGATTATTTGATTTTAAAACCAAAGGCATTCCACGAAGAGAACTCATTAACTTTACCTTTCAAATGCAACAACTCACCAAATCGGGTGTGAGCATTCTTGAAGGTCTGGGAGACCTAAGAGATTCCATTCCAAACGGTAGAATGAAAGAAGTCTTATCCGGACTCATCGATGAAATTCAGGGTGGCAAAACTTTTTCTGGTGCACTTTCCGAGTTCCCGGAAATTTTTGATACGGTTTATATTGCACTGGTAAAAGTAGGTGAAGAAACCGGCCGCATTGCTGAAGTCATGAATGATATGGCCGAAACACTAAAATGGCATGATGAATTAATTGCTCACACCAAAAAAATCATGATTTACCCGGCCATCGTGCTCGTCGTTATAACAGCTGTAGTTTCTTATTTAATGATTTTTCTGGTACCAGAACTTATTCCGTTTATTGAAGAGCTCGGTGGCACTATACCCATCCATACCCGGGCCTTAATTGCCACATCCTGGTTTTTAGGTAACTACTGGTATGTTGTCTTTGGAACACCCATCGCATTATTTTTTATTATACGTATGCTCGCCAGACGTAAACCTGAAGTACGATTATTTATAGATAAATTAAAATTAAGGTTATATATATTCGGGCCCATTATCCTTAAAACAAACCTGGCTCGTTTTTCAAATTATTTTGCCATGATGTATGCATCAGGCTTAACCGTACTCGATAGCCTGAAAATTTCTGAATTATTAATGGGCAATGCCGTGTTATCACAATCCATTATGGAAATACGCGAAAAAATTGCCGAAGGCGGTCAAATATCTGAAAGTTTTGCATCCGTCAATGTTTACCCACCACTGGTTATACGCATGTTAAAAGTAGGTGAAAATACAGGCGCACTAGATGAAGCCCTGTTAAACATTAGTTATTTTTATAACCGAGAAGTAAAAGAGAGCGTAGATAAAATGGAAGCAGCTATGACACCGGTTCTAACCATTTTAATGGGTGGTGTCATGATGTGGATTATGTCCGCTGTGCTTGGCCCGATCTACGATTCATTAACAACCATACAACTGTGA
- a CDS encoding ABC transporter substrate-binding protein → MKRRHFIKAAAATGLVTSASLTSGPAQAGSTKKIKWKMVTTWPKNFPGLGTGANNLAKLITEMSGGRIKVKVYGAKELVPPFEVFDAVSRGTAQMGHGAAYYWKGKTQAAQFFAAVPFGLTAQEMNGWLYHGGGMELWKETYDAFGLIPAAAGNTGVQMAGWFNKEIKSMSDLKGLKMRIPGLGGEVLKRAGGTPVSLPGGEIFTSLKTGAIDATEWVGPYNDLAFGLHKAAKFYYYPGWHEPGTTLEALINKEAFEKLPDDLQSIVLNACKVVNQDMTTEYTTRNQRALDTLVNKHKVKVLKLPDEVLSKLQSLSDEVINEVAATDEMTKKVFKSFKTYRDQVKKWSDISELAYLKSR, encoded by the coding sequence ATGAAACGAAGACACTTTATAAAAGCTGCAGCCGCTACAGGCCTTGTCACCTCAGCTTCATTAACCAGCGGTCCAGCACAGGCTGGTAGTACAAAAAAAATAAAATGGAAAATGGTCACAACATGGCCTAAAAACTTTCCTGGTCTGGGCACGGGTGCTAATAATCTCGCAAAATTAATTACTGAAATGTCAGGTGGCCGTATAAAAGTTAAAGTTTATGGTGCCAAAGAATTAGTGCCTCCTTTCGAAGTTTTCGATGCGGTTTCACGTGGCACGGCACAAATGGGACATGGCGCCGCTTATTACTGGAAAGGTAAAACACAGGCTGCGCAATTTTTTGCTGCCGTTCCCTTTGGTTTAACTGCACAGGAAATGAATGGCTGGCTCTATCATGGTGGTGGCATGGAACTGTGGAAAGAGACATATGATGCTTTCGGTTTAATACCTGCAGCAGCGGGAAATACGGGCGTTCAAATGGCGGGCTGGTTTAATAAGGAAATTAAATCGATGTCAGATCTTAAAGGTTTAAAAATGCGCATTCCCGGTCTGGGTGGTGAAGTTTTAAAACGTGCAGGTGGTACGCCTGTTAGTTTACCCGGTGGTGAAATATTTACTTCTCTAAAAACCGGTGCAATCGATGCCACCGAATGGGTTGGCCCTTATAATGACCTGGCTTTTGGTTTACATAAAGCTGCGAAATTTTATTATTATCCTGGCTGGCATGAGCCTGGCACAACACTTGAGGCTTTAATTAATAAAGAGGCATTTGAAAAACTACCCGATGACTTACAAAGCATCGTGCTCAATGCCTGCAAAGTTGTTAATCAGGATATGACGACCGAATATACAACCCGTAATCAACGTGCCCTGGATACACTGGTAAATAAACATAAAGTTAAAGTCTTAAAACTACCGGATGAAGTTTTGTCTAAACTACAGAGTTTATCTGATGAAGTTATTAATGAAGTTGCTGCAACTGATGAAATGACAAAAAAAGTATTTAAGTCATTTAAAACTTATCGTGATCAGGTTAAAAAGTGGAGTGATATTTCAGAACTGGCTTATTTGAAATCAAGATAG